Proteins encoded together in one Dechloromonas sp. HYN0024 window:
- a CDS encoding EthD family reductase encodes MIKVTVMYPYVFGSRFDSEYYLCRHVPMVKKLLGDDLKRIDVDFGLVVDGCMQPEFSVMGHLHFESVEAFKASFGPHADMIQGDIQNYTDLIPKLQVSEIRALV; translated from the coding sequence ATGATCAAAGTTACAGTAATGTATCCGTACGTATTTGGATCAAGGTTTGATTCTGAATATTACCTTTGTAGGCATGTTCCAATGGTCAAAAAATTATTGGGTGATGACCTAAAGAGAATTGACGTGGATTTTGGTTTGGTTGTTGATGGCTGCATGCAGCCGGAGTTCTCTGTGATGGGGCACCTTCATTTTGAGTCTGTTGAAGCCTTCAAGGCCTCATTTGGGCCTCATGCCGATATGATTCAAGGAGATATCCAAAACTACACCGATTTGATTCCTAAGTTACAGGTCAGCGAAATTCGAGCTTTAGTTTAG
- a CDS encoding DUF1302 domain-containing protein, translating into MVLNEKRVNKMRQKSGNLYRSILGVAVSLALSQWNVAVSAEESTSADDNGNSFHLGGYVRGWASFNMKDQPETKADDKWKPSMIRGSLLLDMDAKTGPLKWKAVARADREYKTDYLKDLEALRATNGTGTGGQSSNIMDNYNKADIRELWTEFNVGERVSFRLGKQQIVWGESDFFHAMDVVHGYDMSWRLFFEGENEEWRKPLWLLATKVQVPEASGQIHAFIRPGIDQCKDIGNTYDIRGGRWFFQPYRGYDLTAVTDNDCRHPDGDKKDVTGGIKWSGEAASLNYSLAYIRTFAADPVANSVFKPYEKAPTGAFFDLIHPVIDVFGVSVSGYTPAIDAVLSAEVAYTKDAPYNVGTGGFGTPNFLGHVGVGLGGIMKKDTLTTMIRADKNIDFQGLLGTNRPSFSSIQLFDTMILNYKGSDDLARLFAYGSNVKEHSTILTAFTVLNFRSDTINPSFAIGTDLTNGGGFFIPAVDFVLGDKWRLKVEADVFWTKKDSKKLFDTDAPGTQLMGYFANNDQLVVRLTRQF; encoded by the coding sequence ATGGTTCTCAACGAGAAGAGGGTAAACAAGATGAGACAAAAAAGTGGCAATTTGTATCGAAGTATTTTAGGGGTGGCTGTTTCTCTGGCGTTGTCGCAATGGAATGTGGCAGTTAGTGCTGAGGAGTCAACGTCTGCTGATGACAATGGGAATAGCTTCCACTTGGGTGGCTATGTTCGTGGCTGGGCATCTTTCAATATGAAAGATCAGCCGGAAACGAAGGCTGACGACAAATGGAAGCCGTCGATGATCCGTGGATCATTACTGCTGGACATGGATGCCAAGACTGGGCCCCTGAAGTGGAAAGCTGTTGCGCGAGCTGATCGGGAATATAAGACCGACTATCTGAAGGATCTTGAGGCACTCCGCGCTACCAATGGAACCGGAACTGGTGGCCAGTCCAGCAACATTATGGACAACTACAACAAGGCCGACATCCGCGAGTTGTGGACCGAGTTTAACGTTGGCGAACGGGTCAGCTTCCGCCTGGGTAAGCAACAGATCGTCTGGGGTGAGAGCGACTTTTTCCATGCAATGGATGTGGTGCACGGTTATGACATGAGCTGGCGCCTATTCTTCGAAGGTGAGAACGAAGAATGGCGTAAGCCGCTTTGGCTTCTTGCAACGAAGGTACAGGTTCCAGAGGCAAGTGGGCAGATTCATGCGTTTATCCGTCCTGGTATCGACCAGTGCAAGGATATCGGTAATACCTACGATATTCGTGGTGGCCGTTGGTTCTTCCAGCCATACCGTGGTTATGACCTGACCGCTGTTACAGATAACGACTGTCGTCATCCGGATGGCGACAAGAAGGATGTGACCGGAGGTATTAAATGGTCTGGTGAGGCCGCTTCCCTCAATTACTCACTGGCTTATATCCGGACTTTTGCCGCAGATCCAGTTGCGAATTCGGTTTTCAAACCGTATGAGAAAGCACCAACCGGTGCCTTCTTTGACCTGATCCATCCGGTGATCGATGTGTTCGGCGTTTCCGTTAGTGGGTATACGCCTGCAATTGATGCTGTATTGAGTGCTGAGGTTGCCTATACCAAGGATGCTCCATACAACGTCGGTACGGGTGGGTTCGGGACCCCGAATTTCCTTGGTCATGTAGGCGTTGGCCTGGGTGGAATCATGAAGAAGGACACCCTGACAACCATGATCCGTGCTGACAAGAACATCGACTTCCAGGGTCTGTTAGGCACGAATCGTCCCTCGTTCTCGTCCATTCAGTTGTTCGACACGATGATCCTGAACTACAAGGGCTCGGATGATTTGGCACGCCTGTTCGCCTATGGATCAAATGTTAAAGAACACAGCACCATCCTGACGGCATTTACCGTTTTGAATTTCCGAAGCGACACGATCAATCCGTCCTTCGCGATTGGTACCGATCTGACTAACGGTGGTGGATTCTTCATTCCTGCAGTCGATTTTGTGCTCGGCGACAAGTGGCGATTGAAGGTCGAGGCAGATGTTTTCTGGACCAAAAAGGACAGCAAAAAACTGTTTGATACAGATGCGCCCGGCACGCAGTTGATGGGCTATTTCGCCAATAACGATCAGCTTGTCGTTCGTTTGACGCGCCAGTTTTAA
- a CDS encoding sigma-54-dependent Fis family transcriptional regulator produces the protein MSLSNVRDMFSRPEDDGRVRQSWENFLSHGDAATDSLRCLVEDSWRRCVGANVDPTINQAASPLGARDVSVLKFQLRDLLEASKPVMVLARDFLSETGTVMVLTDQKGIVLEVEGDSSTMGPAEKIHLLPGASWDEAQCGTNAIGTAISLGQPVQIHSEEHFCEGIKRWTCSAAVIRDPVHGQILGVIDVSGLSRNYSRHSLSMVVSTAHRIESFLAKKELQFRIRLMDRSSMQLSASDGSGAILIDRHGFPIKLNENAPSLLTSLGCRIDLNNPDRINGISTGTEPVASEDALPEWLRSEWVEPVFDNGERVGSVVRVPNQQSKFRVSKPLTARASGEVKAAFPGAKGSSPELQQAIDKATQLAKSRVPILLLGETGVGKEVFAQGIHSLSRYCDGPFIALNCGGLSRELLASELFGHVEGAFTGSRRGGVAGKIEAADGGTLFLDELGEMPLDLQPHFLRVLEDGQIYRLGDTKPRQVRFRLIAATNRDLRQEVAEGRFRIDLFYRVSVTSIRIPALRDRQGDIRELSKSFIRQLCEHHEVEEKIFDPKALEKLEQYPWPGNVRELRNTIEGLVLTVPGEVISQHDLPPELFMDSQGGDDSRDEVSVANLSGLAKSEFEQICKVLRETSGNATLAAKQLGIAKSTLYLKLKKYSLDESMDSWRSTQPDKPFSING, from the coding sequence ATGAGCTTGAGCAACGTACGAGACATGTTCTCGCGGCCCGAAGATGACGGAAGGGTTCGGCAGTCGTGGGAAAATTTCCTGAGTCATGGTGATGCCGCAACGGACTCCTTGCGCTGCCTCGTTGAAGACTCATGGAGGCGATGTGTTGGCGCAAATGTTGATCCAACGATTAATCAGGCCGCCAGTCCGTTAGGCGCGCGCGACGTTTCCGTATTGAAATTTCAACTTCGGGATTTGCTGGAGGCAAGTAAGCCTGTAATGGTTCTGGCTAGGGATTTTCTCTCTGAAACCGGTACTGTGATGGTCCTGACTGATCAAAAGGGAATCGTTCTCGAAGTTGAGGGTGACTCTTCGACTATGGGGCCTGCTGAAAAAATCCATCTTCTCCCTGGGGCAAGTTGGGATGAGGCTCAGTGTGGAACGAATGCGATTGGAACCGCCATATCACTAGGGCAGCCGGTACAGATCCACTCGGAAGAGCATTTCTGTGAGGGTATCAAGCGCTGGACATGTTCAGCTGCGGTAATTAGAGACCCCGTTCATGGCCAGATTCTTGGCGTTATTGACGTTTCTGGATTGAGTCGAAATTATTCGCGCCACAGTCTATCTATGGTTGTCTCTACCGCCCATCGTATCGAGTCATTCCTGGCCAAGAAAGAATTGCAATTCAGGATTCGTTTGATGGATCGCTCCTCAATGCAGTTGAGCGCATCGGATGGGTCTGGCGCGATACTGATTGACCGACATGGATTTCCGATCAAGCTCAATGAAAATGCGCCATCATTGCTTACGTCATTGGGTTGTCGGATTGATCTGAACAATCCAGATAGAATCAACGGAATCTCTACTGGCACCGAACCAGTTGCCAGTGAGGATGCATTGCCCGAATGGCTTCGTTCTGAGTGGGTGGAACCCGTATTCGACAACGGGGAGCGTGTCGGAAGTGTGGTTAGAGTTCCTAATCAACAATCAAAATTCCGTGTTAGTAAGCCATTAACTGCTCGGGCTTCCGGTGAGGTAAAAGCGGCTTTCCCTGGTGCCAAGGGAAGTAGCCCCGAATTGCAGCAGGCTATCGACAAGGCAACTCAGCTCGCTAAATCGAGAGTTCCGATCCTCTTGCTGGGTGAGACGGGGGTTGGTAAAGAGGTGTTTGCACAAGGAATCCATTCGCTAAGTAGATATTGCGACGGTCCGTTTATTGCCTTGAATTGCGGCGGGCTTAGTCGTGAACTATTGGCGAGTGAGTTGTTTGGCCATGTCGAGGGGGCATTTACCGGCTCTCGGCGAGGGGGCGTTGCCGGGAAAATTGAGGCAGCTGATGGCGGGACACTTTTCCTTGATGAGTTGGGGGAAATGCCGCTTGATTTGCAACCCCATTTTCTGAGGGTTCTGGAGGATGGCCAGATTTATCGATTGGGCGATACCAAGCCACGGCAAGTACGGTTTAGATTGATCGCTGCGACTAATCGGGATCTCAGGCAGGAAGTGGCTGAGGGTAGGTTCCGCATTGATCTTTTCTATCGTGTATCTGTTACCAGTATCCGAATTCCCGCGCTTCGCGACCGTCAAGGCGATATCAGAGAATTGTCCAAGTCGTTTATTAGACAACTGTGTGAGCATCACGAAGTTGAGGAAAAAATATTCGATCCGAAAGCGCTAGAAAAGTTGGAGCAATATCCTTGGCCTGGCAATGTTCGTGAACTTCGCAACACGATTGAGGGCTTGGTATTAACCGTCCCGGGCGAGGTTATATCTCAGCATGACCTGCCACCAGAGCTATTTATGGATTCGCAAGGGGGAGATGATTCCCGAGACGAGGTTTCTGTTGCCAATTTGAGCGGGCTTGCAAAAAGCGAATTTGAACAGATTTGTAAGGTGCTTCGCGAGACCTCGGGAAATGCCACGCTTGCAGCCAAGCAGTTGGGGATTGCGAAAAGCACTTTGTACCTGAAGCTGAAAAAGTACTCCCTGGATGAGTCCATGGATTCATGGCGTTCCACTCAACCGGATAAGCCATTTTCTATTAATGGTTAG
- a CDS encoding YCF48-related protein — MEKFEKETRVGVTVATSLIPVAVIGALLYAAFFVKATAEVSSVKPPEIERRDRFLGVAMPAENVIWAAGSNGKVVRSDDMGKTWTAQTIPTAENLQGIAAWDSNRAVAVGGNGVLIQTDDAGQTWNEVQVPKSEVANKLLSVRAYDNGKGWAVGELGAVLQTVDFGHTWKRALPEKDQAWNDISFVGNYGLLVGEFGQAMKTTDGGATWQSSTSGVRSSLMSVYLRDQSNGVAVGLSGVILVTHDGGKQWFMAERQTLEHLNNVIWDGAQWVAVGDKGVIVTGDAEGRFWKAGRVSEGNLGWNTQVLRMPAAGKANNYILAGASLAHLTPDHLTVFGRSAD; from the coding sequence TTGGAAAAATTCGAAAAAGAGACACGGGTGGGGGTGACTGTTGCGACCTCGTTGATACCGGTCGCAGTGATCGGAGCCTTGCTGTATGCCGCATTCTTTGTCAAAGCAACGGCTGAGGTTTCGTCTGTAAAGCCACCTGAGATCGAGCGACGTGATCGCTTTCTTGGTGTGGCGATGCCCGCAGAGAATGTCATCTGGGCTGCTGGTAGCAATGGCAAGGTGGTTCGTAGTGACGATATGGGGAAAACCTGGACGGCCCAGACTATTCCTACCGCAGAAAACCTGCAGGGGATTGCTGCGTGGGATAGCAACCGAGCAGTTGCGGTTGGCGGCAATGGCGTTCTGATTCAGACCGATGACGCTGGACAGACCTGGAATGAGGTTCAGGTGCCTAAGTCGGAAGTGGCCAACAAGCTGCTTAGTGTGCGTGCTTACGACAATGGAAAGGGTTGGGCTGTTGGTGAGTTGGGCGCAGTCCTCCAAACCGTTGATTTTGGCCATACCTGGAAGCGTGCCTTGCCGGAAAAGGACCAAGCTTGGAACGATATTAGTTTCGTTGGTAATTACGGATTGCTGGTCGGCGAGTTTGGCCAAGCCATGAAAACGACAGATGGTGGTGCAACTTGGCAGTCATCGACTAGTGGAGTCCGTTCCAGTTTGATGTCGGTGTATTTGCGTGATCAATCTAACGGTGTTGCTGTCGGCCTTTCAGGGGTGATTCTGGTTACCCATGACGGCGGAAAGCAATGGTTCATGGCTGAGCGTCAGACGCTCGAGCATCTCAATAATGTGATTTGGGATGGCGCCCAATGGGTGGCGGTTGGTGACAAGGGCGTGATCGTCACTGGCGACGCTGAGGGTCGGTTCTGGAAGGCCGGGCGCGTCAGCGAAGGCAACTTGGGTTGGAACACTCAGGTGTTGCGCATGCCTGCAGCAGGCAAGGCAAATAACTACATTCTGGCCGGCGCTAGCTTGGCTCATCTAACGCCCGATCATCTCACCGTGTTCGGCCGTTCAGCAGACTGA
- a CDS encoding RND family transporter, producing the protein MKNKTFKMVGGAIEWFIRHRILVVSFVMTITVLMGYLAAQIEVKTVFSDLLPRNHQYIKVNDQFKQTFGGSNMISIMLEVEDGDVFQMKVLERVQTITKALQQVSNVDSYQIVSLASKKIKEVRASTDGIESRPLMWPDLPKDQNEIRILKESVLNNPLVFGAYVSLDMKATLITVDFVDAGINYSKIYDQISAITDAAEGDGVKVRIVGEPLLYGIVGHYLTETLHLFLITVAALVALLFLITRSWHGTLLPLSAGALSAIWALGAAKLMGFHLDPLVIVVAFLITAQAISNSVQLVSRFDDEVANGMPSAAAAAKASLQNLFKPGLLAVVADAGCVLVVALTPIPMLEKISYIGTVWIFSIVISALLMTPVLLSWFSTSGKKVHPVNISPVLDAVLGVCIHIVSTRWRYVVLSATGIAFVLTGIYAFNLKVGDANPGSPILWPDSRYNKDAAAINGKFQGSDRMFVVVEGKAEGALREPDVLKGMESFQKYMEAQPEIGGSISLADVLPAVKRVVREGNSRYQELGNSANENGELVYMFVSGTDPGDMDRFADPQAKNGAITLYFRDHQGVTISTAVQRIKDYIETHPMKDAEILLAGGLVGVLAAVNEVILSGQIEAIALALLVLVACCAFTYRSTVAGMFFMVPVLFSNTLTFSYMAWKGIGMNINTLPVVALGIGLGVDYTFYIVDGIREELHHGNCTIEEAITKALRSAGRGVLVTAITLITSVIIWSFSSLRLQADMGILIAIWLGISAASALFVMPALVYVFRPEFVVGSKRHPVEIAEQEVQPA; encoded by the coding sequence ATGAAAAATAAAACTTTCAAGATGGTTGGAGGGGCGATTGAATGGTTCATTCGCCATCGAATCCTGGTTGTCTCATTCGTTATGACAATTACTGTGCTGATGGGGTATCTCGCCGCGCAGATTGAGGTAAAGACGGTATTTAGCGACCTGCTGCCGCGCAACCATCAGTACATCAAGGTTAACGACCAGTTCAAGCAGACATTCGGCGGCTCGAACATGATTAGCATCATGCTCGAAGTTGAGGATGGCGACGTATTCCAGATGAAGGTCCTTGAGCGTGTTCAGACAATTACCAAGGCGCTTCAGCAGGTCTCCAACGTCGATAGCTATCAAATCGTCTCCTTGGCCTCCAAGAAGATCAAGGAGGTCAGAGCCTCCACCGATGGCATTGAGTCTCGTCCCCTCATGTGGCCAGATCTACCTAAAGATCAAAATGAGATTCGAATCCTAAAGGAGTCAGTGCTTAACAATCCTTTGGTGTTTGGTGCCTATGTGTCTCTCGACATGAAGGCAACGTTGATTACGGTCGACTTTGTTGACGCGGGTATCAATTATTCGAAGATTTACGATCAGATCAGTGCAATTACGGATGCGGCCGAAGGTGATGGCGTCAAGGTTCGCATCGTTGGAGAGCCGCTGCTCTATGGCATTGTCGGTCACTATCTGACGGAGACACTGCATCTCTTCCTGATTACTGTTGCTGCACTGGTTGCGCTGCTATTCCTGATTACCCGGAGTTGGCATGGCACTCTGCTGCCGTTGTCAGCTGGTGCACTGAGCGCGATCTGGGCCCTGGGCGCGGCCAAACTGATGGGCTTCCATCTCGATCCGTTGGTGATCGTGGTGGCATTCCTGATCACCGCGCAGGCAATTTCAAATTCGGTACAACTTGTATCGCGCTTCGATGATGAAGTGGCTAATGGTATGCCGAGTGCGGCTGCTGCCGCTAAGGCCAGTCTTCAGAATCTGTTTAAGCCGGGTCTGCTTGCCGTTGTTGCTGATGCCGGTTGTGTTCTTGTCGTAGCGCTGACGCCGATCCCGATGCTGGAAAAAATTTCCTATATCGGAACGGTGTGGATTTTTTCCATCGTGATTTCGGCGCTACTGATGACTCCGGTGCTGCTTTCCTGGTTTTCGACTAGTGGCAAGAAAGTTCACCCCGTCAATATTTCTCCAGTTCTTGATGCTGTTCTTGGCGTCTGTATCCATATCGTTTCGACGCGTTGGCGCTATGTGGTCCTCAGTGCAACCGGGATTGCTTTTGTTTTGACCGGCATTTACGCATTCAACCTGAAAGTTGGTGATGCCAACCCGGGGTCGCCGATCCTTTGGCCGGACTCTCGATATAACAAGGATGCCGCCGCAATTAACGGCAAATTTCAGGGCTCCGATCGAATGTTTGTTGTTGTTGAAGGCAAAGCAGAGGGCGCACTGAGAGAGCCTGATGTTTTAAAGGGTATGGAAAGCTTTCAGAAGTATATGGAAGCACAGCCTGAGATCGGCGGGAGTATCTCTCTTGCAGACGTACTGCCCGCCGTTAAACGTGTAGTTCGAGAAGGGAACTCCCGCTATCAGGAGTTGGGGAACAGCGCGAACGAGAACGGCGAGTTGGTCTACATGTTTGTCTCGGGAACAGACCCGGGCGATATGGACAGATTCGCCGATCCGCAGGCCAAAAATGGCGCTATCACGCTGTATTTCCGTGATCACCAGGGCGTCACCATCAGCACTGCAGTGCAACGTATCAAGGATTACATCGAAACGCATCCGATGAAGGATGCAGAGATCCTTCTTGCAGGCGGACTGGTTGGTGTCCTAGCGGCAGTTAATGAGGTGATTCTATCCGGGCAGATTGAGGCTATTGCACTTGCCCTGTTGGTGTTGGTCGCCTGCTGTGCATTCACCTATCGCTCTACCGTAGCGGGCATGTTCTTCATGGTCCCCGTCCTGTTCTCCAATACGCTGACATTTAGCTATATGGCATGGAAGGGCATTGGCATGAACATCAACACCCTGCCGGTGGTTGCTCTCGGAATTGGCCTGGGTGTGGACTACACCTTCTACATCGTTGATGGCATTCGCGAAGAGCTTCATCACGGTAACTGCACCATTGAAGAGGCCATCACCAAGGCTTTGCGTAGCGCAGGTAGGGGTGTGTTGGTCACCGCAATCACTTTGATCACCAGCGTGATTATCTGGAGTTTCTCGTCCCTGCGCCTGCAGGCTGACATGGGAATCCTGATCGCTATCTGGCTGGGCATCTCTGCAGCATCTGCATTGTTTGTCATGCCAGCCTTGGTCTATGTGTTCAGGCCAGAGTTTGTTGTAGGCAGCAAAAGGCATCCGGTGGAAATCGCGGAGCAGGAAGTTCAACCGGCATAG
- a CDS encoding hydantoinase B/oxoprolinase family protein: MSDMKMPNAAKTLSPEDVKLVKKFLSDTTLFLGPDPEIMQNHDLMPRTDIEDKCIKKVSETHTIAKIRDRIQAGCDEGYEMVEQMGAAPGAKWGDVITGVYSASGDLAIASAGGVLIFSALVHHPIKFIIKNWMNDPTVGVREGDGFIHNDSRYGNVHNTDQSMIIPIFHKGELVCWVASTVHEGENGAIEPGGMPSMAESPCDEGLKMSPFRVVENYQIKRDILTFLQNSVREPKLQYEDMKVKLYACLRIKQRIEETLNSDGPEALISTLRLTMENVRAEVIRRVSEWPDMTVRTYIIQDSTLRENCVVKINCKLTKTGDRLIFDFRGSSPEFTNRATNTIVAGLKGMLAQVFLCYVWPDLPRGQAAFAPIEVITDPHSIVNCSYDAPNSQSLMSIFTGFTAGQHAVAKFLYSCPEKYTKVHAPTFNMINTFIWGGVSQHGETLGNLCADLNGMGAGARSDMDGEHALAPIFATMADIGEQELNEEDVPFLQLVSKKMTMDAVAPGKYRGGQGYTMMVSTKDSEQWGFMTVCQGAKIPPIQGLFGGYACGAYPLCKVKDVNVYDVLLNEPEKFKHSIAEIMNEQPFEGADYTTHHMGMGFEISKKGELFMISQGAGAGYGDLLERNPDAVIKDIEEHLISQGVAEQLYKVKFDPVTLSVNYDATKAARNEERKARLARGVPFAEFIKTWNKPKPPAYLQYFGCWGDDVDTLYVGSPDITRKANEPRPNYMRNPKDVRIDELEARLAALGAHGDEKK; encoded by the coding sequence ATGAGCGATATGAAAATGCCGAATGCGGCCAAAACGTTGAGCCCTGAGGACGTAAAGTTGGTTAAGAAGTTCCTCAGTGATACAACGCTTTTCCTGGGCCCAGACCCGGAAATTATGCAGAACCACGACTTGATGCCGCGCACCGACATCGAGGATAAATGCATCAAGAAGGTCAGTGAAACACACACGATCGCCAAGATTCGCGACCGCATTCAAGCGGGCTGTGATGAAGGTTATGAAATGGTTGAGCAAATGGGTGCAGCCCCGGGGGCCAAGTGGGGCGACGTGATCACTGGCGTCTACTCTGCTTCTGGTGACCTCGCGATTGCTAGTGCTGGTGGCGTGCTGATCTTTTCAGCTCTTGTGCATCACCCGATCAAGTTCATTATCAAGAACTGGATGAACGATCCGACGGTTGGCGTGCGCGAGGGTGATGGTTTCATCCACAACGACTCACGCTATGGCAATGTGCATAACACTGACCAGAGCATGATCATTCCGATTTTCCACAAGGGCGAACTGGTTTGCTGGGTTGCTTCGACTGTGCATGAAGGTGAAAACGGTGCTATCGAGCCGGGCGGTATGCCTTCCATGGCGGAAAGTCCGTGCGATGAAGGCTTGAAGATGAGCCCGTTCCGTGTTGTTGAAAACTATCAGATCAAGCGTGACATTCTGACCTTCCTGCAAAACTCCGTACGTGAGCCGAAGCTGCAGTACGAAGATATGAAGGTCAAGCTCTACGCCTGTCTTCGCATCAAACAGCGTATCGAAGAGACGCTCAATTCCGATGGTCCGGAAGCGCTGATTTCTACATTGCGCCTGACCATGGAAAACGTACGGGCAGAAGTCATTCGTCGAGTTAGCGAATGGCCGGACATGACTGTTCGTACGTACATCATCCAGGACTCGACCTTGCGCGAAAACTGTGTGGTGAAGATCAATTGCAAACTGACCAAAACCGGCGATCGATTGATCTTCGACTTCCGTGGATCCAGTCCAGAGTTTACCAACCGAGCGACCAATACCATCGTAGCCGGTCTCAAGGGCATGCTCGCGCAAGTCTTCCTGTGCTATGTATGGCCGGATCTGCCGCGAGGTCAGGCTGCTTTTGCGCCGATTGAAGTGATTACTGATCCGCATTCGATCGTTAATTGCTCGTACGATGCGCCTAATTCGCAGAGTCTGATGTCAATCTTTACTGGCTTTACGGCTGGCCAGCACGCTGTTGCCAAGTTCCTCTACAGCTGCCCTGAGAAGTACACCAAGGTTCACGCCCCGACCTTCAACATGATTAACACCTTCATTTGGGGTGGTGTGAGTCAGCACGGCGAAACGCTGGGTAACCTTTGTGCAGACTTGAACGGCATGGGTGCTGGCGCTCGCTCCGATATGGATGGTGAGCATGCTCTGGCCCCAATTTTTGCCACGATGGCCGACATCGGTGAGCAGGAGCTGAACGAAGAAGACGTGCCTTTCCTCCAGCTGGTCTCGAAGAAGATGACCATGGATGCTGTTGCACCTGGCAAATATCGTGGTGGTCAGGGTTACACCATGATGGTTTCCACCAAGGACAGTGAACAGTGGGGCTTCATGACCGTTTGTCAGGGCGCCAAGATTCCGCCGATCCAGGGGCTGTTTGGTGGTTATGCTTGCGGCGCCTATCCTCTGTGCAAGGTCAAGGATGTCAATGTCTATGATGTTCTCCTGAACGAGCCTGAGAAGTTCAAGCACTCGATCGCGGAAATCATGAATGAGCAGCCGTTTGAAGGTGCGGATTACACCACCCACCACATGGGCATGGGCTTTGAAATTTCCAAGAAGGGCGAGCTGTTCATGATTTCGCAGGGTGCAGGTGCCGGTTATGGCGATCTGCTCGAGCGGAATCCGGACGCAGTCATCAAGGATATTGAAGAGCACCTGATTTCTCAGGGTGTGGCTGAGCAGCTCTACAAGGTGAAGTTTGATCCGGTTACCTTGTCGGTAAACTATGACGCCACCAAGGCCGCCCGCAATGAGGAACGAAAGGCTCGCTTGGCCCGCGGTGTTCCATTTGCCGAGTTTATCAAGACCTGGAACAAGCCGAAGCCGCCTGCTTACCTGCAATATTTCGGCTGCTGGGGTGATGATGTAGACACGCTCTACGTCGGCAGCCCGGATATTACACGGAAGGCAAACGAGCCCCGTCCGAACTACATGCGTAATCCTAAGGACGTTCGGATTGACGAACTAGAGGCACGTCTGGCTGCTTTGGGTGCTCATGGAGACGAAAAGAAATGA
- a CDS encoding DUF1329 domain-containing protein produces MTTNQQNFQLGVGARSIAVVLMAMGLSAGIVNAAEVAEGTVISKDNLDKIRNDTFEGKTIGSMIPEKMEYMIKSEGLTLKIAHSKKIQMDSKYVEATQKLSKNVKFNPADRTMSGWTAGMPFPPESIKLDDPNAGDKVIWNLRAATYGATMDLRNISFTFISGDKGVERVQRWQSRRYYMEGRLDGGATTVGDGSIAQKTYLFATSPQDIRGLGTFSIRYNQADSAKPDDTWAYLKSVRRTRRLSGGAWMDPIGGTDQLYDDWDIWDAFPTKYRANKLVGKRWVFAIAHSPEVSVDVSKKDTLEEFPSIGLKDAPYYFPAKHIVWEPREVYVVEGTPPPQHPYSKKVVYMEVDFPRPYLGEMYDQKGEFWKFMVFQNRPDVGEDGYKAVMPVVGHVIDVKRKHSTTWSANMKSNPKGVKETDVSLEKLEQVATGG; encoded by the coding sequence TTGACAACCAATCAGCAGAATTTTCAGCTTGGTGTCGGAGCACGGTCTATTGCCGTTGTCCTGATGGCCATGGGGCTTTCGGCGGGTATCGTCAACGCAGCGGAAGTTGCGGAAGGTACCGTCATCAGCAAGGATAATCTCGACAAGATCCGTAACGACACGTTCGAAGGCAAAACCATCGGAAGCATGATTCCTGAAAAGATGGAATACATGATCAAGAGCGAAGGTTTGACGCTCAAGATTGCGCACTCCAAGAAAATTCAGATGGATTCGAAGTATGTGGAGGCGACCCAGAAGCTCTCCAAGAACGTCAAATTCAATCCTGCCGATCGCACGATGAGTGGATGGACCGCCGGGATGCCGTTCCCGCCTGAGTCGATCAAGCTCGATGATCCAAACGCCGGCGACAAGGTAATCTGGAATCTCCGTGCGGCAACGTATGGCGCCACGATGGACCTGCGGAACATTTCTTTTACCTTCATCTCTGGTGACAAAGGCGTCGAACGTGTCCAGCGCTGGCAGTCTCGTCGCTATTACATGGAAGGTCGTCTGGACGGTGGCGCAACCACGGTTGGGGATGGCTCCATTGCCCAGAAAACCTATCTGTTTGCGACCAGCCCGCAAGATATTCGTGGTCTGGGGACGTTCTCTATTCGATACAACCAGGCGGATTCGGCCAAGCCGGACGATACTTGGGCGTATCTGAAATCGGTTCGTCGCACTCGCCGCCTTTCTGGTGGCGCCTGGATGGATCCGATCGGTGGCACCGATCAGCTTTATGATGACTGGGATATTTGGGATGCCTTCCCAACCAAGTATCGTGCTAACAAGCTGGTTGGCAAACGCTGGGTTTTTGCAATTGCCCACAGTCCGGAGGTTAGCGTTGATGTCTCCAAAAAAGACACCCTGGAGGAGTTTCCCTCCATTGGTCTGAAAGATGCGCCTTACTATTTCCCGGCCAAGCATATTGTTTGGGAGCCGCGTGAAGTTTACGTGGTTGAGGGCACTCCGCCTCCGCAGCACCCGTATAGCAAGAAGGTGGTTTACATGGAAGTAGATTTCCCCCGTCCGTACCTGGGAGAAATGTATGACCAGAAAGGCGAGTTCTGGAAATTCATGGTTTTCCAAAACCGTCCTGACGTAGGCGAGGATGGCTATAAGGCGGTCATGCCAGTAGTTGGACACGTCATTGACGTGAAACGTAAGCACTCCACGACCTGGTCTGCAAACATGAAGTCTAATCCCAAGGGCGTAAAGGAAACGGATGTGTCCCTTGAGAAACTTGAGCAGGTCGCTACTGGTGGTTAA